The Symphalangus syndactylus isolate Jambi chromosome 3, NHGRI_mSymSyn1-v2.1_pri, whole genome shotgun sequence genome has a segment encoding these proteins:
- the LOC129479009 gene encoding uncharacterized protein, translated as MGQTPWKDASLPQGMHSAGRPHCQVQSYAADRTAPRLLPGPAPVSPGPTTAGPPILCSPRACPWHWKLLPVPDRPLGKEWAGTCGSCRGLILCSQHGSRCPEEEWGHFLWHAGFRVESCDCHPSSPLGFVSGPFPGPSLLGPLLAGERRRGSHFPPAPATPSVCGVLSSWPGMLHTWWSSNHLLTLGICALSGVGTGKKAETFMWDLS; from the coding sequence ATGGGGCAGACTCCATGGAAAGATGCTTCCCTTCCTCAAGGTATGCACTCTGCGGGGAGACCTCATTGTCAAGTTCAGAGTTACGCTGCAGACCGCACAGCACCTCGCCTGCTTCCAGGACCTGCTCCGGTCAGCCCAGGACCAACCACAGCAGGACCCCCCATCCTGTGCTCACCCAGGGCTTGTCCATGGCACTGGAAACTCCTTCCTGTTCCCGATCGCCCTCTGGGCAAGGAGTGGGCAGGGACATGTGGCTCGTGCCGAGGTCTAATACTGTGTTCCCAGCATGGAAGCAGGTGCCCTGAAGAGGAGTGGGGACACTTCTTGTGGCATGCCGGATTCCGTGTAGAAAGCTGTGACTGtcacccctcctccccactcGGTTTTGTTAGTGGACCTTTCCCTGGCCCTTCTCTCCTTGGCCCACTCTtggcaggagagaggaggagaggatcTCACTTTCCACCTGCACCGGCCACACCCTCGGTCTGCGGGGTTCTCAGCAGCTGGCCAGGGATGCTCCACACCTGGTGGTCAAGTAACCATCTCCTCACTCTGGGCATCTGTGCCCTCTCTGGGGTTGGAACAGGAAAGAAAGCCGAGACCTTTATGTGGGACTTGAGTTGA